One Periophthalmus magnuspinnatus isolate fPerMag1 chromosome 15, fPerMag1.2.pri, whole genome shotgun sequence genomic window carries:
- the napba gene encoding N-ethylmaleimide-sensitive factor attachment protein, beta a isoform X1 translates to MDNSGKEKEAMQLMAEADKKVKASGSFLGGMFGGNHKVEDACEMYARAANMFKMAKNWSAAGNAFCQAARLHMQLQNKLDSATSFVDAGNAYKKADPQEAINCLNQAIDIYTDMGRFTIAAKHHITIAEIYESELVDIEKAIAHYEQAADYYKGEESNSSANKCLLKVGHYSAQLEQYQKAIEIYEQVAMSTMDNPLLKYNAKEYFFKASLCHFIVDELNAKLAIEKYEEMFPAFTDSRELKLLKKLLEAHEEQNSEAFTEAVKEFDSVSRLDQWLTTMLLRIKKTIQGDAGDLK, encoded by the exons ATGGATAACTCGGGTAAAGAGAAGGAGGCCATGCAGCTCATGGCGGAGGCGGATAAGAAGGTGAAGGCGTCCGGCTCGTTCCTCGGCGGGATGTTCGG GGGGAACCATAAGGTGGAGGATGCGTGTGAGATGTACGCTCGAGCtgcaaacatgtttaaaatggccAAGAACTGGAGCG CGGCTGGAAATGCCTTCTGCCAGGCCGCTCGGCTACACATGCAGCTGCAGAACAAACTGGACTCTGCCACGAGTTTTGTGGACGCAGGAAACGCCTACAAGAAGGCCGACCCTCAAG AGGCGATCAACTGTCTGAACCAGGCCATCGACATCTACACGGACATG GGAAGGTTCACCATCGCAGCCAAACATCACATCACCATCGCAGAGATTTACGAGTCAGAGCTGGTAGATATTGAGAAG GCCATTGCCCACTACGAACAGGCAGCAGATTATTACAAGGGCGAGGAGTCGAACAG CTCTGCTAACAAGTGTCTGCTGAAGGTGGGTCACTACAGCGCTCAGCTGGAGCAGTACCAGAAGGCCATCGAAATCTATGAACAG GTGGCCATGAGCACCATGGACAACCCTCTGCTCAAGTACAACGCCAAAGAGTATTTCTTCAAGGCGTCTCTGTGTCACTTCATCGTGGACGAGCTCAATGCAAAG CTGGCGATTGAGAAGTACGAGGAAATGTTCCCAGCATTCACAGACTCCAGAGAGCTCAAACTCTTAAAG AAACTGCTGGAGGCTCACGAGGAGCAGAACAGCGAGGCTTTTACAGAAGCCGTCAAAGAGTTTGATTCTGTGTCTCGTCTGGACCAGTGGCTGACCACGATGCTGCTGCGAATCAAAAAGACCATCCAGGGTGACGCTGGTGAcctcaaataa
- the LOC117382258 gene encoding runt-related transcription factor 3-like — MAFSNPFPSLGVESVLKRRTPPPPVVRDQGKVQYLRSTAPSRGLVQTDSPNFLCSGLPQHWRCNKSLPRGFTVVALGSDVPDGVLVTLMAGNDDNCSAELRNATTTMKHGSAHFTDLRFLGRSGRGKSFTLSINVLTTPPQIATLQRAIKVTVDGPRLPRRQRQREGRSALVRVPHGRSSGPSECKTYSSTIWTNEPSFLGHMTSLSSSLSQHLPHAYAPAAAPYGSYLPPPQPPPLSHSGSFYYGANQHLHGSGDERGVVNTLTNYIEGACLPVRGEEPVWRPY, encoded by the exons ATGGCCTTTTCAAACCCGTTTCCTTCTTTGGGGGTTG AGTCTGTGTTGAAGCGCCGGACTCCGCCTCCTCCTGTGGTCAGAGACCAGGGGAAGGTCCAGTACCTGCGCAGCACGGCGCCCTCTAGAGGCCTGGTACAGACGGACAGTCCAAACTTCTTATGCAGCGGCCTCCCTCAGCACTGGAGATGCAACAAGAGCCTGCCCCGAGGCTTCACC GTGGTGGCGCTAGGGAGCGACGTGCCGGACGGCGTGCTCGTTACGCTCATGGCAGGTAACGATGACAACTGCTCTGCTGAACTCCGCAACGCCACGACGACCATGAAGCACGGCTCCGCCCACTTCACTGACCTGCGCTTCCTGGGACGCAGCGGCCGAG GAAAGAGCTTCACTCTGTCCATCAACGTTCTGACCACGCCCCCTCAGATCGCCACGCTCCAGAGGGCCATCAAAGTGACAGTGGACGGCCCCCGACTGCCCCGGC gtcagaggcagagggaggggaggtcAGCTCTGGTCCGAGTCCCTCACGGCCGCAGCTCTGGTCCCTCAG AGTGTAAGACCTACTCATCTACAATCTGGACCAATGAGCCGTCGTTTCTGGGTCACATGACCTCTCTGAGTTCCTCTCTGTCTCAGCACCTGCCTCACGCTTACGCTCCCGCCGCCGCGCCGTACGGCTCCTACCTTCCCCCTCCCCAGCCGCCTCCCCTCAGTCACAGTGGCTCATTCTATTATGGAGCGAACCAGCACCTCCACGGGTCAGGGGACGAGCGCGGCGTCGTCAACACACTGACCAATTACATCGAAGGGGCGTGTCTTCCGGTCAGAGGGGAGGAGCCTGTGTGGAGGCCCTACTGA
- the cdc5l gene encoding cell division cycle 5-like protein yields the protein MPRIMIKGGVWRNTEDEILKAAVMKYGKNQWSRIASLLHRKSAKQCKARWYEWLDPSIKKTEWSREEEEKLLHLAKLMPTQWRTIAPIIGRTAAQCLEHYEYLLDKAAQRDNEEEVGDDPRKLKPGEIDPNPETKPARPDPVDMDEDELEMLSEARARLANTQGKKAKRKAREKQLEEARRLAALQKRRELRAAGIRINKKRKKKRGVDYNAEIPFQKKPAPGFYDTSMENFEAMEPDFKRLRQQHLDGELRNEREERERKKDKQKIKKKKESDLPSAILQTSGVAEFTKKRSKLVLPAPQISDTELEEVVKMGVASEVARQAAEESDSGNAASSTLLSEYSVTNAVGTGLRTPRTPAAQDRILQEAQNLMALTNIDTPLKGGLNTPLHESDFSGVTPQRQTVQTPNTVLSTPFRTPGPGQGSEGMTPQPGGAVTPRGAVTPGLTPGRTPLRDKLNINSEEQLSDPAFTKHAQRESLQQLRQGLMSLPVPKNDFEIVLPENAEKELAETETETGFIEDSADVEARKQAVREAERQKELKLRHTSVQKDLPRPTEVNESVLRPPSMEPLLDLQLAEELIKQEMITMLHYDCLHHPTTNTASQLQRNKGKGPASTSNNASHVTYLESHQYKPLSPEDMEQARTFLSAEMEVVKAGMAHGELSMEAYSQVWEECYGQVLYLPAQNRYTRANLASKKDRIESLEKKLEVNRGHMTAEARRAAKLEKKLKILLGGFQSRALGLLKQHNDLWEQVEQAATELQTFTQLKTQEDTAIPRRLEALREDVDRQMEREKELQHRYGELLLEREALVNSAHKF from the exons ATGCCACGAATTATGATAAAAGGAGGCGTGTGGCGCAATACCGAG GATGAGATCCTCAAAGCGGCGGTGATGAAATATGGGAAAAATCAGTGGTCTCGTATTGCTTCACTCCTGCATCGAAAGTCTGCCAAACAGTGCAAAGCCAGATG GTACGAGTGGTTGGATCCAAGTATCAAGAAAACCGAATGgtccagagaagaggaggagaaacttTTGCATTTGGCCAAACTGATGCCGACCCAGTGGAGGACCATCGCCCCCATCATCGGACGCACAGCCGCTCAGTGTTTGGAGCACTACGAGTATCTGCT AGACAAAGCTGCGCAGAGAGATAATGAGGAAGAGGTGGGTGATGACCCCAGGAAGTTAAAACCTGGAGAGATTGACCCAAATCCTGAGACTAAACCTGCCAGACCTGACCCTGTGGATATGGATGAAG ATGAGCTGGAGATGCTGTCAGAGGCTCGAGCTCGTTTGGCCAACACTCAGGGCAAAAAGGCCAAACGGAAGGCCAGAGAGAAGCAGCTGGAGGAGGCTCG aCGTCTGGCTGCGCTGCAGAAACGCAGGGAGTTGAGAGCCGCAGGAATTCGCATTAataagaaaaggaagaagaagaggggcgTGGACTACAACGCAGAGATCCCCTTTCAGAAGAAACCTGCTCCG GGCTTCTACGACACGAGTATGGAGAACTTTGAGGCCATGGAGCCCGACTTCAAACGTCTACGACAGCAGCACCTGGACGGAGAACTGCGCAA TGAACGAGAGGAACGAGAGCGGAAGAAAGACAAACAGAAGATTAAGAAGAAAAAGGAGAGTGACCTGCCGTCTGCCATACTCCAGACCAGCGGAGTGGCCGAATTCACCAAAAAACGCTCCAAACTGGTGTTGCCTGCGCCACAG ATCAGTGacacagagctggaggaggtggtgaAGATGGGCGTGGCTAGTGAGGTAGCACGCCAGGCGGCAGAGGAGAGCGACAGCGGAAATGCAGCATCATCCACTCTGCTGTCCGAGTACAGTGTGACCAACGCCGTGGGCACCGGGCTCCGGACCCCGAGGACCCCTGCTGCCCAAGATCGCATACTGCAG GAGGCCCAGAATCTGATGGCTTTGACCAACATCGACACACCTCTGAAGGGGGGGCTCAACACCCCCCTGCACGAGAGCGACTTCAGCGGAGTGACCCCACAGAGGCAGACCGTCCAGACCCCCAACACAGTCCTCAGCACGCCCTTCAG AACCCCAGGAccaggtcaggggtcagagggcaTGACCCCTCAGCCTGGAGGTGCAGTGACTCCCCGCGGAGCTGTGACCCCAGGACTGACTCCAGGACGCACGCCTCTTAGAGACAAACTGAACATCAACAGTGAAGAGCAGCTGTCAGACCCTGCCTTCACTAAGCACGCG CAAAGGGAAAGTCTGCAACAGCTGAGACAGGGtctgatgtcacttcctgtcccGAAGAACGACTTTGAGATTGTTCTTCCGGAAAATGCAGAGAAAGAGCTGGCggaaacagaaacagagacgGGCTTCATCGAAGATTCAGCCGATGTGGAAGCACGAAAACAG GCCGTCCGAGAGGCCGAGCGGCAGAAGGAGCTGAAGCTGCGGCACACGTCTGTACAGAAGGACCTCCCCAGACCCACTGAG GTAAACGAGTCAGTCCTGCGCCCCCCCTCCATGGAGCCCCTCTTGGACCTGCAGTTGGCCGAGGAGCTCATCAAACAGGAGATGATCACTATGCTGCACTACGACTGTCTGCATCATCCCACAACCAACACAGCCAGCCAATTACAGCGCAACAAAGGCAAAGGCCCCGCCTCCACCTCCAACAACGCATCGCACGTTACTTATTTGGAAAGTCACCAGTACAAACCTCTGAGTCCTGAAGACATGGAACAG GCCAGAACGTTTCTGTCAGCTGAAATGGAGGTGGTGAAAGCGGGAATGGCCCACGGTGAGCTCAGTATGGAGGCCTACAGCCAGGTGTGGGAGGAGTGCTATGGACAG GTGTTGTACCTTCCAGCTCAGAACAGGTACACCCGAGCAAACCTGGCGTCTAAGAAGGATCGAATTGAGAGTTTGGAGAAAAAACTAGAG GTAAACCGTGGTCACATGACTGCAGAAGCTCGACGAGCAGCAAAACTAGAGAAGAAACTCAAGATCCTTTTGGGAGGATTCCAGTCACGAGCTCTGGGTCTCCTCAAACAGCACAACGACCTGTGGGAGCAG GTGGAGCAAGCAGCCACCGAGCTTCAGACATTCACTCAACTCAAGACACAAGAAGACACAGCCATTCCCCGAAGACTGGAG GCACTGCGTGAGGACGTGGACCGGCAGATGGAGCGTGAAAAGGAGCTGCAGCACAGATACGGCGAGCTGCTGTTGGAGCGAGAGGCCTTAGTGAACAGTGCCCACAAGTTCTGA
- the napba gene encoding N-ethylmaleimide-sensitive factor attachment protein, beta a isoform X2, translated as MPSARPLGYTCSCRTNWTLPRVLWTQETPTRRPTLKGRFTIAAKHHITIAEIYESELVDIEKAIAHYEQAADYYKGEESNSSANKCLLKVGHYSAQLEQYQKAIEIYEQVAMSTMDNPLLKYNAKEYFFKASLCHFIVDELNAKLAIEKYEEMFPAFTDSRELKLLKKLLEAHEEQNSEAFTEAVKEFDSVSRLDQWLTTMLLRIKKTIQGDAGDLK; from the exons ATGCCTTCTGCCAGGCCGCTCGGCTACACATGCAGCTGCAGAACAAACTGGACTCTGCCACGAGTTTTGTGGACGCAGGAAACGCCTACAAGAAGGCCGACCCTCAAG GGAAGGTTCACCATCGCAGCCAAACATCACATCACCATCGCAGAGATTTACGAGTCAGAGCTGGTAGATATTGAGAAG GCCATTGCCCACTACGAACAGGCAGCAGATTATTACAAGGGCGAGGAGTCGAACAG CTCTGCTAACAAGTGTCTGCTGAAGGTGGGTCACTACAGCGCTCAGCTGGAGCAGTACCAGAAGGCCATCGAAATCTATGAACAG GTGGCCATGAGCACCATGGACAACCCTCTGCTCAAGTACAACGCCAAAGAGTATTTCTTCAAGGCGTCTCTGTGTCACTTCATCGTGGACGAGCTCAATGCAAAG CTGGCGATTGAGAAGTACGAGGAAATGTTCCCAGCATTCACAGACTCCAGAGAGCTCAAACTCTTAAAG AAACTGCTGGAGGCTCACGAGGAGCAGAACAGCGAGGCTTTTACAGAAGCCGTCAAAGAGTTTGATTCTGTGTCTCGTCTGGACCAGTGGCTGACCACGATGCTGCTGCGAATCAAAAAGACCATCCAGGGTGACGCTGGTGAcctcaaataa
- the supt3h gene encoding transcription initiation protein SPT3 homolog translates to MSSPMVGSKERTASKSSFIPELQSMMFALGDARRPLQETAALMEDVVHSQLVTLLHLTSEVATLRGSRVISAEDIIFVMRRDKRKVARLLKYLQFRDYKSKLMKSLEDDEPQTDSDRWGSSSSGGTQRRQRLAQDYLLWMDQTGELLALAEKSEPDLVKQERLERLERQTRTMDQAQYSEFCESRQLSFAKKASKFRDWLDCSSLELKPNTVAMEILSYLAYETVAQIVDLALLVRQEMTAKIDAVSHVISASYIQYQPPHEVKKDPDSPEATPPSTPGSSHSTKSLSQGNGSLDGRSRQRKRKKSSAVAADPPSGALQPCHIREAIRRYNYRHMSAYGRNGMALFVC, encoded by the exons ATGAGCAGCCCCATGGTCGGGTCCAAAGAAAGAACCGCCTCCAAAAGCAGCTTCATCCCAGAGCTTCAGAGCATGAT GTTTGCTCTGGGCGACGCTCGCAGACCTCTTCAGGAAACAGCTGCTCTGATGGAGGATGTCGTTCATTCTCAGCTCGTTACTTTG CTCCATCTGACCAGTGAGGTGGCCACTCTGCGAGGGTCAAGGGTCATTTCAGCCGAGGAcattatatttgtgatgaggagagATAAG AGAAAAGTGGCGAGGTTATTAAAATACCTCCAGTTCAGAGATTATAAATCAAAACTCATGAAAAGTTTGGAGGACGATGAGCCACAGACAGATTCAG ACAGGTGGGGCTCCAGTTCCTCGGGTGGGACTCAGCGGAGGCAGCGTTTGGCCCAGGACTACCTGCTGTGGATGGACCAGACCGGAGAGCTGTTGGCTCTGGCAGAGAAGTCTGAGCCGGACCTGGTCAAACAGGAGCGTCTGGAG CGTTTAGAGCGACAAACCCGGACCATGGACCAGGCCCAGTACTCAGAGTTCTGCGAGAGTCGTCAGCTCAGTTTTG CAAAAAAAGCCTCAAAGTTTCGGGACTGGTTGGACTGCAGCAGCCTGGAGCTGAAGCCCAacactgttgccatggagatactGTCCTACTTGGCGTATGAGACAGTCGCCCAG atcGTGGACCTGGCTCTTTTGGTGAGGCAGGAGATGACGGCAAAGATCGACGCTGTCAGTCATGTGATCAGTGCAAGTTACATTCAGTACCAGCCGCCACACGAG GTGAAGAAAGATCCAGATTCACCTGAAGCCACGCCCCCATCcactcctggctcctcccactccACAAAGTCTCTGTCGCAGGGCAATGGCAGTCTGGACGGACGCTCGAGGCAGAGAAAACGcaaaaag AGCAGTGCTGTTGCAGCAGATCCACCAAGTGGCGCTCTCCAGCCCTGTCACATCAGAGAGGCCATTCGAAGATACAACTACAGACACATG AGCGCCTACGGGAGGAACGGAATGGCtctttttgtttgctaa